A region of Pleionea litopenaei DNA encodes the following proteins:
- a CDS encoding YggS family pyridoxal phosphate-dependent enzyme, translating into MTIADNLHQVQQQIEDASKKASRTANSVTLLAVSKAQEINKIEQLYQAGQKLFGESYLSEAIDKITALQHLDIEWHFIGPIQSNKTRDIASHFSWVQSVDREKIAKRLNDQRPDDRPALQVLAQVNLFAEASKQGSDAASIENLLSFISDQPNLTLRGIMSIPPATADHGQQREQFAKIAEVYQQMRMQFPSIDTLSIGMSGDMIAAIEQGSTMVRVGTALFGERPANWKQKLKAN; encoded by the coding sequence ATGACCATCGCTGACAATTTACATCAGGTCCAGCAACAAATTGAAGATGCCAGTAAAAAGGCTTCACGAACTGCTAACTCTGTCACATTGTTAGCAGTGAGTAAAGCTCAAGAAATCAATAAGATAGAACAACTTTATCAAGCTGGCCAAAAACTGTTCGGTGAGAGTTACCTCTCTGAAGCCATCGATAAAATAACTGCGCTACAACATCTTGATATTGAATGGCACTTTATTGGGCCCATCCAGAGTAACAAAACTCGCGACATTGCCAGCCATTTCAGCTGGGTTCAAAGTGTCGATCGCGAAAAAATTGCTAAGCGACTGAACGACCAGCGCCCGGATGATCGGCCAGCGCTTCAGGTGTTGGCGCAAGTTAACTTGTTTGCCGAAGCAAGCAAGCAGGGAAGTGATGCTGCCAGTATCGAAAACCTGCTTAGCTTTATTTCTGACCAACCCAATCTAACGCTACGAGGGATCATGAGCATTCCCCCTGCAACCGCTGATCATGGGCAACAGCGAGAGCAATTTGCGAAAATCGCCGAGGTTTACCAACAGATGCGAATGCAGTTTCCAAGCATAGACACCCTTTCAATTGGCATGTCAGGTGATATGATCGCAGCCATCGAGCAGGGCAGCACCATGGTTCGAGTGGGGACCGCATTATTTGGTGAACGCCCAGCAAACTGGAAACAAAAACTAAAGGCGAATTAA
- a CDS encoding SLC13 family permease yields MFNLPSIPNYHALGILILTVVALYLFRRDDIPLETSCLAVLLAVIVGFEAFPFIPENASEPLQATQFFAGFGHEALVSVCALMMAGQGLVRTGALEPIGRLLAKLWKSSPTISLLLTLLIGGILSAFMNNTPIVVLLLPILISVSLRTNTSASSVLMPMGLATLVGGMSTTIGTSTNLLVVSVAADMGMQRLEMFDFLPAAAVAAAVAIAYLWLVAPRITPERTASMADSSPRLFTAHLTIKDGGYAANKTLAEVIEHAGGQLKVERIQRGEETDTRILPMPDVVLKAGDRLRVSDTPDNLKDYEVTIGARLFMGKQAVDDEHPLVAEDQQIAEVVVVPGSPLAGSTLKNVRFIDQFKLVAIALHRGGKAIDLYRKLGNVSLHVGDVLLVQGPRENIAKMKKQGELLILDATTDLPHSRKAPIALLIMLAIIATAAFGILPISVSALCGVSLMLLTRCMDWRDASLALSTQVVLIVVASLALGQGLLLTGGADYLAQTFLALFSGAPPVVILSGLMLLLAILTNVVSNNAAAVIGTPIAISVAQQLQLSPEPFVIAVLFGANMSYATPVAYKTNLLVMNAGGYQFSDFLRIGGPLVIIMWIVLSFVVPMMHPLSPS; encoded by the coding sequence ATGTTTAATTTACCATCAATCCCGAACTACCATGCCCTCGGGATTTTGATACTCACTGTTGTGGCGTTGTATCTATTTCGACGCGACGATATACCGCTCGAAACCAGTTGCCTTGCGGTACTACTGGCGGTTATTGTCGGCTTCGAAGCCTTTCCTTTCATACCAGAGAACGCTAGTGAGCCCTTACAAGCAACTCAATTCTTTGCGGGCTTTGGTCACGAAGCATTAGTCTCAGTTTGTGCCTTAATGATGGCCGGTCAAGGATTAGTTAGAACCGGAGCACTAGAACCCATCGGACGACTGTTAGCTAAATTGTGGAAGAGCTCTCCGACCATCTCGTTGCTTCTTACGCTGTTAATCGGCGGCATACTCAGTGCCTTTATGAATAACACACCGATCGTCGTGCTCCTATTACCCATCTTGATCAGTGTGTCGTTACGAACCAATACCTCTGCATCGTCGGTCTTAATGCCAATGGGGTTAGCGACGTTAGTCGGTGGTATGTCGACTACCATCGGAACGTCAACTAACCTACTGGTCGTCTCAGTTGCCGCCGATATGGGCATGCAGCGCCTTGAAATGTTTGACTTTTTGCCTGCAGCCGCAGTCGCTGCCGCCGTTGCGATTGCCTATCTTTGGCTGGTCGCGCCGCGAATAACCCCTGAGCGGACTGCGAGCATGGCAGACTCAAGCCCAAGGCTTTTTACCGCGCATTTGACCATCAAAGATGGCGGTTACGCAGCCAATAAGACCTTGGCGGAAGTGATTGAACACGCTGGTGGGCAACTGAAAGTTGAACGTATTCAACGTGGTGAAGAAACCGATACGCGAATTCTACCCATGCCCGACGTGGTATTAAAAGCCGGCGACCGGTTGCGAGTCTCGGATACACCCGACAATTTAAAAGATTATGAAGTGACCATTGGCGCTCGTCTCTTCATGGGCAAGCAAGCCGTTGACGATGAGCATCCTCTCGTCGCTGAAGATCAACAAATTGCCGAGGTTGTGGTTGTGCCAGGTTCTCCACTCGCTGGCTCGACGCTCAAAAATGTGCGCTTTATCGATCAGTTTAAACTGGTCGCTATTGCTTTACACCGTGGTGGTAAAGCCATCGACTTGTATCGCAAACTCGGCAATGTCTCGCTGCATGTTGGCGATGTTTTATTAGTTCAAGGCCCGCGTGAAAACATCGCTAAGATGAAAAAGCAGGGCGAGTTGCTCATTCTTGATGCCACCACCGATTTACCGCATTCTCGCAAAGCGCCAATTGCATTGCTCATTATGCTAGCCATCATTGCGACCGCAGCTTTTGGAATTTTACCGATCTCTGTTAGTGCCTTGTGCGGCGTTAGCCTTATGTTATTGACACGATGCATGGACTGGCGCGATGCCTCATTGGCACTCAGCACTCAGGTTGTTCTTATTGTCGTTGCCTCGCTCGCACTTGGCCAAGGGTTGTTGCTCACAGGCGGCGCAGACTATCTGGCGCAAACCTTTTTAGCCTTATTCAGTGGCGCGCCGCCAGTGGTTATCTTGAGCGGACTGATGTTGTTACTGGCTATTCTAACCAATGTAGTATCGAACAACGCTGCGGCGGTTATCGGCACTCCCATTGCCATATCGGTTGCCCAACAATTGCAGTTATCTCCTGAGCCCTTTGTTATTGCCGTCTTATTTGGCGCGAATATGAGTTATGCGACGCCTGTTGCCTACAAAACCAACTTGTTGGTGATGAATGCAGGGGGATATCAATTCTCTGACTTCTTGCGTATCGGTGGCCCCTTAGTCATCATCATGTGGATTGTCTTATCCTTTGTTGTACCAATGATGCATCCACTATCGCCAAGTTAA
- the trmB gene encoding tRNA (guanosine(46)-N7)-methyltransferase TrmB — MTDSEKAPFMRQIRSFVLREGRMTKGQERAMTELFPTLGIEYSDEMMNFAQIFGNDRPVVLEIGFGMGKSLALQAQQNPDRNYIGIEVHRPGVGACLLLAEEYELTNLRVINHDAVEVLNHMVGQKSLAGMQVYFPDPWHKKKHHKRRIIQPAFVDTCHSKIASGGFLHLATDWENYAEHMLEVMQQVAGWRNTSATNDYIPRPDSRPITKFETRGTKLGHGVWDLMFVRED, encoded by the coding sequence ATGACCGATTCAGAAAAAGCCCCTTTTATGCGCCAAATTCGCAGTTTCGTATTACGTGAAGGTCGTATGACGAAAGGCCAAGAACGAGCAATGACGGAGCTGTTCCCAACCCTTGGCATTGAATATTCAGATGAAATGATGAACTTTGCGCAGATCTTCGGAAATGACCGTCCTGTCGTGCTAGAAATTGGTTTTGGAATGGGTAAGTCTTTAGCGCTACAAGCACAACAAAACCCTGATCGAAACTACATAGGCATAGAAGTCCACCGGCCGGGTGTCGGTGCTTGTTTATTACTGGCCGAGGAATATGAACTCACCAATTTACGGGTGATTAATCACGATGCCGTTGAAGTGTTGAACCATATGGTTGGTCAAAAGAGCTTAGCTGGCATGCAAGTTTACTTCCCAGATCCATGGCATAAAAAGAAACATCACAAACGTCGAATTATTCAGCCTGCTTTTGTTGACACCTGTCACTCGAAAATTGCCTCTGGCGGCTTTCTCCATTTGGCCACCGATTGGGAAAATTACGCGGAACATATGCTCGAGGTCATGCAACAGGTCGCTGGATGGCGAAATACTTCGGCCACCAACGACTACATTCCGCGACCCGACAGCCGCCCGATTACTAAATTTGAAACTCGTGGTACCAAACTAGGACATGGCGTCTGGGATCTGATGTTTGTACGCGAAGACTGA
- a CDS encoding dynamin family protein — translation MADNQFTQSVNEFERWKSVIAKEMKGFRLWLRRNQLSDEQSDKRIRAMLETLDSEYLTIAFAGEFSRGKTELINAIFFSDYGQRILPSQAGRTTMCPTELFFDAQQQKNYLRLLPIETRLQDTSLTDYRDMPNHWVEIPLVTNEAEEMAQAMQSITQTKSVSRAEALELGFDATMLDEDEFNPEKVEIPAWRHAMVSFSHPLLQQGLRIVDTPGLNALGSEPELTYQLLPQAQAVVFVLAADAGVTASDLQIWEDHIEQLKNRPNLGLYAVLNKIDVLWDEISGRKKTEKAINRVIRQTSRHLKIPETDILPVSAQKALLGRIRDDKALLLRSQIDDVEAVLSETILGNKEAVMWDNVIAESTRLIEDAQQVLKSRKEQIEKQQDEIKGIRGNNESQLQDLVDKSRDAQAEFKKRHLALKPSQRLLERQADVLINAVGKEHFDEIIQRTLHEMVESKTSVGMMRTSRRFFQAVEGMMNEFCREAELTNKMAESMYAKFSRDFEVELLEARYLKGKIYRRQLQQILDESSQLNRNLMLTLTEQSVAVKRFFATSVNHIAMFFKKLRVDVRQWSREVMLPLIQQVNSLKETLDSNHQQLLALQHNEATVEGRLKALKTLVFELDTEIHNAQQSLEKLRQSAPKKSSSNVVELATARR, via the coding sequence ATGGCCGACAATCAATTTACGCAGTCTGTAAACGAGTTTGAGCGCTGGAAAAGCGTCATCGCCAAAGAAATGAAAGGATTTCGTCTATGGTTGCGGCGCAATCAGCTAAGCGACGAGCAAAGCGATAAACGCATTCGAGCAATGCTTGAAACGCTCGACAGTGAATACTTGACCATTGCTTTTGCCGGTGAGTTCTCTCGCGGAAAAACCGAGCTTATCAATGCCATTTTCTTCTCTGATTATGGGCAACGCATTTTACCGTCACAAGCCGGTCGAACCACGATGTGCCCCACTGAATTATTTTTCGATGCGCAACAACAAAAAAATTATTTACGACTGCTGCCGATTGAAACCCGACTTCAAGACACTTCGTTAACCGATTACCGTGATATGCCCAACCATTGGGTTGAGATCCCCTTAGTCACCAACGAAGCTGAAGAAATGGCGCAGGCCATGCAAAGCATTACCCAGACTAAATCGGTTTCGCGAGCCGAAGCGCTTGAGCTTGGGTTCGACGCGACCATGCTCGACGAAGATGAATTCAATCCTGAAAAAGTCGAAATACCAGCATGGCGCCACGCCATGGTCAGTTTTTCGCATCCATTATTACAACAAGGCTTACGTATCGTTGATACACCAGGGCTAAATGCACTGGGTAGTGAGCCAGAGTTAACTTATCAGTTGCTACCACAAGCGCAAGCCGTTGTGTTTGTGCTTGCCGCTGATGCCGGGGTAACGGCGAGTGATTTACAAATCTGGGAAGATCATATTGAGCAATTGAAAAATCGACCTAACCTAGGTTTGTACGCAGTTCTCAACAAAATCGATGTTCTTTGGGACGAAATCAGCGGGCGTAAAAAGACTGAGAAAGCCATTAACCGTGTGATCCGTCAAACATCACGCCACTTGAAAATTCCTGAAACCGACATCTTGCCGGTGTCGGCCCAGAAAGCCTTGCTCGGACGTATTCGCGACGATAAGGCCTTGTTACTGCGCAGCCAGATTGATGATGTCGAAGCGGTTCTCTCTGAGACCATTTTGGGCAATAAAGAAGCGGTCATGTGGGATAACGTTATCGCTGAATCAACGCGATTAATTGAAGATGCGCAGCAAGTCCTCAAAAGCCGCAAAGAACAAATCGAAAAGCAGCAAGATGAAATCAAAGGCATTCGAGGTAATAACGAATCGCAATTACAAGACTTGGTCGATAAAAGCCGTGATGCTCAAGCCGAGTTTAAAAAGCGCCACTTGGCTCTAAAGCCGAGCCAACGTCTACTTGAGCGCCAAGCCGATGTGCTGATCAATGCCGTTGGCAAAGAGCATTTTGACGAAATCATTCAGCGCACGCTGCACGAAATGGTTGAAAGTAAGACCAGTGTCGGCATGATGCGCACGTCACGTCGCTTCTTCCAAGCTGTCGAAGGCATGATGAACGAGTTTTGCCGAGAAGCAGAGTTGACCAATAAAATGGCCGAGTCGATGTATGCAAAGTTTTCTCGCGACTTCGAAGTCGAATTGCTTGAAGCTCGGTATTTGAAAGGCAAGATCTACCGTCGCCAGTTGCAACAAATTCTCGATGAGTCGAGCCAACTCAATCGCAATTTAATGTTAACTTTGACCGAGCAAAGCGTTGCCGTTAAGCGCTTTTTCGCTACCTCCGTCAACCATATTGCGATGTTCTTCAAGAAGTTACGTGTTGACGTACGCCAATGGTCTCGCGAAGTGATGTTACCGCTCATTCAACAGGTGAACTCACTAAAAGAAACCCTCGACTCAAACCACCAGCAATTGCTTGCCTTGCAACACAACGAGGCGACGGTTGAAGGCCGCCTAAAGGCTTTGAAAACCTTGGTTTTTGAGCTCGACACAGAGATTCACAATGCACAACAATCTCTAGAAAAACTGCGGCAATCGGCCCCAAAAAAGTCGTCGAGTAATGTTGTCGAATTAGCTACCGCACGTCGCTAA
- a CDS encoding DUF4426 domain-containing protein encodes MKRLQSLLLWAFAISSFALYADDEFSKDVGPYIVHYSVFNSDFLTPEVARQYGLTRSKSLALINVSIIDKATQQGISASVRGNAYNLAGQNKSLAFKEIKEQNAIYYIANFRFSNEERLSFKLIISPDGSTDEYAVDFTKTVYVN; translated from the coding sequence ATGAAACGACTTCAATCACTCTTACTTTGGGCTTTTGCGATCTCAAGTTTTGCGCTTTATGCCGATGACGAGTTTAGTAAAGATGTCGGGCCGTATATTGTTCACTACAGTGTTTTTAACAGTGACTTTTTAACACCAGAGGTGGCCCGACAATACGGCCTCACTCGCTCTAAGTCGCTCGCATTGATCAATGTTTCCATCATCGACAAAGCAACTCAACAAGGTATTTCTGCGAGTGTCCGAGGCAACGCCTATAACCTTGCAGGCCAAAATAAGTCGCTGGCATTTAAAGAAATTAAAGAGCAAAACGCGATTTATTACATTGCGAACTTTCGCTTTTCAAACGAAGAGCGACTTAGCTTCAAATTAATTATCAGCCCAGACGGCAGTACGGACGAATACGCGGTTGATTTTACGAAGACGGTTTACGTCAATTAA
- a CDS encoding YggT family protein, with translation MQTILLIVFYLIKLYASVVLLRFFMQYFRVDFYNPFAQTIVQLTNPTLKPLRRVIPGYRGLDIASLVLAFLLTTVMLSLAFNLWGLFTLTNLPKLAIIFVLQFFYTLLNLFFYLLIGRIIVSFIMMAAGSYQANPFASMLVQLTQPFMTPFQRIIPPIGMLDLSPILVFLLIRLTQEGLQYVASYIFPGLGLL, from the coding sequence ATGCAAACTATACTGCTGATCGTTTTTTACCTTATCAAGTTATACGCGTCTGTCGTTCTATTGCGTTTTTTCATGCAATATTTTCGCGTGGACTTTTACAATCCGTTTGCACAAACCATTGTCCAATTAACCAACCCAACCCTAAAGCCGCTGCGTCGAGTGATCCCTGGATATAGGGGACTCGATATTGCGAGTCTCGTTCTCGCTTTTTTGCTCACAACCGTGATGCTTTCTCTGGCGTTTAATCTTTGGGGTTTGTTTACACTTACTAACTTACCTAAATTAGCCATTATATTTGTCCTACAATTTTTCTATACTTTGCTAAACCTGTTTTTCTATTTATTAATTGGTCGAATCATTGTCAGCTTTATCATGATGGCGGCAGGGTCTTACCAAGCAAACCCTTTTGCAAGTATGTTAGTACAACTTACTCAGCCCTTTATGACCCCCTTTCAACGGATCATTCCTCCCATCGGAATGCTCGATTTATCACCAATTTTGGTCTTTTTGCTCATCCGACTCACTCAAGAGGGATTACAGTACGTAGCGTCATACATTTTCCCGGGATTAGGCTTGTTGTAA
- a CDS encoding oxidative damage protection protein, whose product MSRTVFCQKLQKELPGLATPTYPGELGQKIYQDISMQAWQMWLQHQTMLINEKRLNVIEPETRQYLAGEMEKFLFGGDYDKPEGYIPPEKS is encoded by the coding sequence ATGAGCCGCACTGTTTTCTGTCAGAAATTACAAAAAGAACTGCCAGGCCTTGCTACCCCCACCTATCCAGGTGAGCTAGGACAAAAAATCTACCAAGACATCTCCATGCAAGCATGGCAAATGTGGTTACAACATCAAACCATGTTAATTAACGAAAAACGCTTAAACGTTATTGAGCCCGAAACTCGACAATATTTGGCCGGCGAAATGGAGAAATTTTTGTTTGGTGGTGACTACGACAAGCCAGAAGGCTACATTCCACCAGAAAAGTCGTAA
- the mutY gene encoding A/G-specific adenine glycosylase, with protein MQAKEFQRRILQYYQQYGRKHLPWQQNKTHYRVWVSEVMLQQTQVTTVIPYYLSFMERFPDLAALATANQDDVLAQWTGLGYYSRARNLHKCAQQVHFELNGKWPSNVEALEQLPGIGRSTAGAIHSLVTGQPATILDGNVKRVLCRFYAIEGWPGKPKVHKALWELADKLTPAQQVDHYNQAMMDLGATLCTRSKPQCDACPVQSGCAAFAAGTQKNYPTSKPKTNKPERSAIFIVAQYKQQILLEKRPEQGIWGGLWSLPQAEMDTSDDALASCLGMPLPPVTIQSLPAFRHTFSHFHLHIHPRKLVLSKKPRGVMDSDRWQWQDRSQLDALGMPGPIIQLLKNMEPAT; from the coding sequence ATGCAAGCGAAAGAGTTTCAGCGCCGCATTCTTCAGTATTATCAGCAATATGGGCGCAAACATTTGCCTTGGCAGCAGAACAAAACTCACTATCGAGTTTGGGTGTCTGAGGTAATGTTGCAGCAAACCCAAGTGACAACGGTGATTCCATATTACTTGAGCTTTATGGAGCGCTTCCCCGACTTAGCAGCCCTTGCCACAGCGAATCAAGATGATGTGTTAGCTCAGTGGACAGGGCTAGGCTACTATTCGCGCGCGCGGAATCTACATAAATGTGCACAGCAGGTTCATTTCGAACTCAACGGAAAGTGGCCAAGCAACGTCGAAGCGCTGGAGCAATTACCGGGAATTGGTCGGTCGACCGCAGGTGCCATTCACTCCTTGGTGACGGGCCAACCCGCAACCATCTTAGACGGCAATGTCAAACGTGTGCTGTGTCGGTTCTACGCTATTGAAGGCTGGCCTGGAAAACCCAAGGTTCACAAGGCGTTGTGGGAGTTAGCTGACAAGCTAACGCCCGCTCAGCAGGTCGATCACTACAATCAAGCGATGATGGATTTAGGCGCTACGCTGTGCACGCGGAGCAAACCGCAATGCGATGCGTGTCCTGTTCAATCCGGCTGCGCTGCTTTTGCCGCTGGCACGCAGAAAAATTATCCAACCTCTAAGCCGAAAACGAACAAACCAGAGCGTTCGGCCATTTTTATCGTTGCTCAATACAAACAGCAAATCCTACTAGAAAAGCGCCCAGAGCAAGGTATTTGGGGTGGGTTATGGAGCCTACCACAAGCGGAAATGGATACATCAGACGATGCGCTGGCTAGCTGCTTGGGCATGCCTTTACCACCAGTCACTATTCAGTCATTACCCGCTTTTCGTCATACTTTTAGCCACTTTCACTTACACATTCATCCTAGAAAGCTGGTACTCAGTAAAAAACCGCGCGGAGTCATGGACTCCGATCGCTGGCAATGGCAAGATCGCTCTCAACTTGACGCGCTGGGAATGCCCGGCCCAATTATTCAACTGTTGAAAAACATGGAGCCAGCAACATGA
- the proC gene encoding pyrroline-5-carboxylate reductase translates to MTVSLEQSTIGFIGAGNMAGAIARGLVKKGHDPQRIIMSNRSSGKLEALQQELGIRITTNNQDVCRSANVVLLSVKPQMMKDALAGLDFTSVDCAISVAAGLPVAKLIEFTAEQVAIIRSMPNTPSIELCGATGLYASQSVREQHQRAAEYVFGAVGEFAWVDDEGLMDTVTALAGSSPAYFFRFMETLIDAGVKQGMDQDTARKLVVQSALGAATLIKNHPDIAISERRIQVTSPNGTTAAALDSLEESGIATMAEAAVNAAVKRGKELSQS, encoded by the coding sequence ATGACAGTATCACTCGAGCAATCCACCATTGGTTTTATTGGCGCAGGTAATATGGCCGGGGCCATTGCCCGAGGCCTAGTAAAGAAGGGCCATGATCCGCAACGAATCATTATGTCGAATCGTAGCAGCGGCAAGCTCGAGGCACTTCAGCAAGAACTAGGGATCCGCATCACCACCAATAATCAAGACGTCTGTCGTTCGGCCAATGTGGTGCTTCTCTCAGTGAAGCCACAAATGATGAAAGATGCGCTTGCGGGCCTCGACTTTACTTCCGTTGACTGCGCCATTTCGGTGGCGGCAGGCCTACCTGTTGCGAAACTTATCGAGTTTACCGCTGAGCAAGTGGCCATCATTCGCAGCATGCCAAACACGCCGTCTATTGAGCTATGTGGTGCAACTGGGTTATATGCGAGTCAATCGGTTCGAGAGCAACATCAACGCGCAGCAGAGTATGTCTTTGGTGCCGTCGGCGAGTTCGCTTGGGTGGATGACGAAGGGTTAATGGATACAGTAACCGCTCTGGCAGGCTCATCTCCCGCGTATTTTTTCCGCTTTATGGAAACCTTAATAGATGCTGGCGTTAAGCAAGGAATGGATCAAGATACCGCTCGTAAGCTGGTGGTACAAAGTGCCCTTGGCGCAGCAACACTGATTAAAAACCACCCCGACATCGCCATTAGTGAACGTCGTATTCAAGTGACATCACCTAATGGCACAACAGCCGCCGCACTGGATAGCTTAGAAGAGAGTGGGATCGCCACCATGGCTGAAGCTGCCGTGAATGCCGCCGTAAAACGCGGAAAAGAATTATCGCAAAGTTAG
- the rdgB gene encoding RdgB/HAM1 family non-canonical purine NTP pyrophosphatase gives MHSTTDSQITYPEKIVLASGNKKKVNELQQMLQAFDCQIIPQRELSIDDAIEDGLSFVENAIKKARHACQKSGLPAIADDSGIEVDALNGQPGIYSARFAGTPSSDSANNQKLLEALHGKPRQLRSARYRCVIVYMRHEFDPMPFIASGTWEGRILEKPIGDGGFGYDPLFFCAQWGKSAAEITPEQKQQVSHRGQALKQLQQWFQSQHNVSC, from the coding sequence ATGCACTCTACTACTGACTCTCAAATCACTTATCCTGAAAAAATTGTCCTCGCCAGTGGCAATAAGAAGAAAGTGAATGAATTGCAGCAAATGCTTCAAGCCTTTGATTGCCAGATTATTCCTCAACGTGAATTATCTATCGATGACGCCATAGAAGATGGCTTATCGTTCGTTGAAAATGCCATCAAAAAAGCCCGACATGCCTGTCAGAAAAGCGGTTTACCTGCCATTGCTGACGACTCGGGCATTGAGGTTGATGCGCTTAATGGGCAGCCAGGTATCTACTCCGCACGTTTTGCTGGCACACCCAGCTCTGATTCCGCCAATAATCAAAAGCTGCTTGAAGCACTGCACGGAAAGCCTCGACAGCTCCGTTCAGCTCGCTATCGCTGTGTGATTGTCTATATGCGCCATGAATTCGATCCTATGCCATTTATCGCGTCTGGCACTTGGGAGGGTCGTATACTTGAGAAGCCTATAGGCGATGGTGGTTTTGGCTACGATCCTTTGTTTTTTTGTGCTCAATGGGGCAAAAGTGCCGCTGAGATAACCCCAGAGCAAAAGCAACAGGTCAGTCACCGCGGACAAGCGCTAAAACAGCTACAGCAGTGGTTTCAAAGCCAACACAACGTCTCATGTTAG
- the hemW gene encoding radical SAM family heme chaperone HemW, with amino-acid sequence MLALTSLPPLALYIHVPWCVRKCPYCDFNSHKAPSELPEQDYVDALLKDLSEQLPQVWGRRLSSIFIGGGTPSLLSGEQMSRLLSNIRALLPFNHDIEITLEANPGTAEANKFAEFFQAGVNRLSIGIQSFNDEHLKALGRIHSSAEALKAIEYAHNAGFERINLDLMHGLPGQSAKQAEQDIQTALQQGTEHLSWYQLTLEPNTLFYAQPPQLPQDDTLIDIQEVGEALLSDGGFERYEVSAYSKTPSARSRHNLNYWNFGDYLAIGAGAHGKITLPADGQIIRYNQYRNPKDYLDSGKPFTRERLAIVERELPLEFMMNALRLLLPVPKRFFTERTGLPLEVIRKPLDHAISKGLVAESEQTIQVTEVGTNYLNDLLALFMPDQVKLAEPINIINLS; translated from the coding sequence ATGTTAGCACTGACCAGTCTGCCACCCCTCGCTCTGTACATCCACGTTCCTTGGTGTGTGCGCAAGTGTCCTTATTGTGACTTTAACTCGCACAAGGCACCCAGCGAGTTGCCAGAGCAAGATTACGTCGATGCATTACTCAAGGATCTCTCTGAGCAATTACCGCAAGTTTGGGGACGTCGCTTAAGCAGCATCTTTATTGGCGGTGGAACCCCAAGTTTGCTCAGCGGCGAACAAATGAGTCGACTGCTTTCAAATATTCGAGCACTACTGCCTTTTAACCACGATATTGAAATTACCCTAGAAGCTAACCCCGGGACTGCCGAAGCCAATAAGTTTGCCGAGTTCTTTCAAGCAGGGGTTAACCGATTATCGATTGGTATTCAATCATTTAACGATGAGCACCTAAAAGCTCTTGGGCGTATACACTCGAGTGCCGAAGCATTAAAAGCCATCGAATACGCTCACAATGCTGGGTTTGAGCGAATTAATCTAGACCTGATGCATGGTTTACCTGGGCAGTCGGCAAAGCAAGCCGAGCAAGACATTCAAACAGCGCTGCAGCAAGGCACGGAACACTTGTCTTGGTACCAACTGACGCTTGAACCCAATACCCTATTTTATGCGCAACCGCCGCAACTGCCACAAGACGACACACTCATCGACATTCAAGAAGTAGGGGAAGCACTACTGAGCGACGGTGGGTTTGAGCGCTACGAAGTCTCCGCCTACTCAAAGACCCCTTCGGCACGTTCTAGGCATAACCTCAATTACTGGAACTTTGGCGACTATCTTGCGATTGGCGCTGGAGCACACGGAAAAATAACACTGCCGGCCGACGGCCAAATTATTCGCTATAACCAGTATCGTAATCCGAAAGATTATTTAGACTCGGGCAAACCCTTCACCCGTGAACGTCTGGCCATCGTTGAAAGAGAACTGCCATTAGAATTTATGATGAATGCACTGCGCTTATTATTACCGGTTCCGAAAAGATTTTTTACTGAGCGTACAGGCTTGCCGTTGGAAGTTATTCGCAAACCGCTCGACCATGCCATAAGCAAAGGATTAGTAGCAGAAAGCGAGCAGACGATTCAGGTGACGGAAGTAGGTACTAACTATCTCAATGACTTATTGGCGCTATTTATGCCTGACCAGGTCAAATTAGCAGAGCCCATCAACATCATTAATTTATCGTAA